From Virgibacillus natechei, the proteins below share one genomic window:
- a CDS encoding 2-oxoglutarate dehydrogenase E1 component, producing the protein MAQNEESSERFWRQFNGPNMGYVEEQYDLYKEDPEAIDPTNKEMFDKYGAPQWLKAGDSEAQVISEKTSKNDIKKLTSAMKLVEAIRRYGHLEADIYPVGLQRERKSDLVNPKKYGLSDDDLENIPANWLWEKAPSNVENGLDVIKELKKYYTGTITFEYDHVNNDDERTWLLELIEAGEARLDLSDEDKQALLERLAHVEGFEGFLQKTFVGQKRFSIEGLESMVPMLDQIVKYASADKIDNIMMGMAHRGRLSVLAHVLGKPYDMIFSEFHHSPDKELMPSEGSMGINHGWTGDVKYHLGATKEVKQESETATRITLAHNPSHLEFVNPVVEGFARAAQDDHSEKGYPKREDNKAFGVLIHGDAAFIGEGVVAETLNLSGLPGYTTGGSVHIIANNLVGYTTNQRDGRSTRYASDLAKGFEIPIIHVNADDPIACISAVRIAYEYRQKFHKDFLIDLVGYRRYGHNEMDEPRSTQPKLYQDIDDHPTAANVFAKVLEEKGVLDTEGFTNITERVESDLRDIYESMKENETGEAESEDIPKALLNGLDQFDTSVSLDRLQALNKGLMKRPEGFNSFKKVEKILKRRENALDEGNKADWGTGEALAYASILQDGTPIRLTGQDTERGTFAHRHLILHDTENSDEYSPLHGLEEANASFDIRNSPLSEAGVLGFEYGYSVHSEETLVIWEAQFGDFANAAQVVFDQFISAARAKWGEQSNMVMLLPHGYEGQGPEHSSARLERFLQMAAENNWIVANVTSSAQFFHLIRRQAALKGREEARPLVLMTPKSLLRNQRIGSAAKEFTEGKFEPLRQQPNLDVSKDDVKRLLIGSGKIMVDIEEATDNSDDTFEWLQVLRVEQIYPFPKKQIENVIKELPNLEEVVWVQEEPKNMGSWDFVDEYLRDLLQEEQTLRYIGRPNRASPAVGVPNVHKTEQSQLIQKAIKPSKGGESSERN; encoded by the coding sequence GTGGCACAGAATGAAGAATCTAGTGAAAGATTCTGGAGACAGTTTAACGGTCCAAATATGGGGTATGTAGAGGAACAGTATGATTTATATAAAGAGGATCCAGAAGCTATAGATCCGACTAACAAAGAAATGTTCGATAAATACGGGGCCCCTCAATGGTTAAAAGCAGGAGATAGCGAAGCCCAAGTTATTTCTGAGAAAACATCTAAAAATGATATCAAAAAGTTAACCTCGGCAATGAAACTTGTTGAGGCTATTCGTCGTTATGGGCATTTGGAGGCAGATATTTATCCAGTAGGTCTTCAAAGGGAACGAAAATCTGATTTAGTTAATCCAAAGAAATATGGGTTAAGCGATGACGACCTAGAAAATATACCAGCCAATTGGTTGTGGGAGAAAGCCCCAAGCAATGTTGAAAACGGCTTGGATGTTATTAAAGAACTTAAGAAGTATTACACGGGTACCATTACATTTGAATACGATCATGTCAATAACGATGATGAACGAACGTGGTTACTGGAATTAATAGAAGCTGGAGAAGCGCGTTTGGATTTATCTGATGAAGACAAACAGGCATTACTAGAGCGTCTTGCTCATGTCGAAGGTTTTGAAGGATTCCTGCAAAAAACATTTGTTGGGCAGAAACGCTTTTCAATTGAAGGTCTGGAATCGATGGTACCAATGCTTGATCAGATTGTGAAATATGCTTCTGCAGATAAGATTGATAATATCATGATGGGAATGGCCCACCGCGGTCGTCTATCCGTTTTGGCGCATGTGCTAGGAAAGCCATATGACATGATTTTCTCTGAATTTCATCATTCACCAGATAAAGAATTAATGCCTTCTGAAGGGTCTATGGGTATTAACCATGGTTGGACAGGAGATGTAAAATATCACCTTGGTGCAACGAAAGAAGTCAAGCAGGAGTCTGAAACCGCAACACGTATTACATTGGCTCATAATCCATCACACCTTGAGTTTGTAAATCCAGTAGTGGAAGGATTCGCACGTGCTGCACAGGATGATCACTCCGAAAAAGGCTATCCAAAACGTGAAGATAATAAAGCTTTTGGTGTACTCATTCATGGTGACGCTGCGTTTATTGGTGAGGGTGTTGTTGCTGAAACATTAAATCTGAGTGGGTTACCAGGATATACAACTGGTGGATCGGTTCATATTATCGCAAACAACTTGGTTGGTTATACAACAAACCAGAGAGATGGACGTTCAACGCGTTACGCTAGTGATTTAGCAAAGGGTTTTGAAATACCGATTATTCATGTAAACGCTGACGATCCTATCGCTTGTATTTCAGCAGTTAGAATCGCATATGAGTACCGCCAAAAATTCCATAAGGATTTTCTTATTGATTTAGTTGGTTATCGACGTTATGGCCATAATGAAATGGATGAGCCAAGATCAACACAACCAAAACTTTATCAGGATATTGATGACCACCCTACAGCAGCGAATGTGTTTGCTAAAGTATTAGAAGAGAAGGGTGTACTTGATACGGAAGGGTTCACCAATATAACCGAAAGAGTCGAAAGTGATTTACGTGATATTTATGAGAGCATGAAAGAAAATGAAACCGGTGAAGCCGAGTCGGAAGATATTCCGAAAGCGCTATTAAATGGACTTGATCAATTTGATACGTCAGTTTCACTTGATAGGCTGCAAGCTTTGAACAAAGGTCTGATGAAGCGGCCAGAAGGATTTAACAGTTTTAAAAAGGTAGAAAAAATACTGAAGCGTCGTGAGAATGCATTAGATGAAGGTAACAAAGCGGACTGGGGTACAGGAGAAGCATTGGCATATGCATCCATTTTACAAGACGGCACACCTATTCGTTTGACTGGACAAGATACAGAAAGGGGAACCTTTGCACACCGTCATCTGATCTTACACGATACCGAAAATAGTGATGAGTATAGTCCGTTGCACGGATTGGAAGAAGCAAATGCTTCATTTGACATTCGAAATAGTCCATTGTCCGAAGCAGGTGTATTAGGCTTTGAATACGGGTATAGTGTACATTCAGAAGAGACATTGGTCATTTGGGAAGCGCAATTTGGTGACTTTGCTAATGCGGCACAAGTCGTATTTGATCAATTTATATCTGCCGCTCGTGCAAAATGGGGCGAGCAATCAAATATGGTAATGTTATTGCCACATGGTTATGAAGGTCAAGGTCCAGAGCACTCTAGTGCACGATTGGAACGGTTCCTGCAAATGGCTGCAGAAAACAACTGGATTGTCGCAAATGTTACGTCATCTGCTCAATTCTTCCATTTAATTCGCAGACAAGCAGCTCTAAAAGGACGCGAAGAAGCAAGGCCATTAGTCCTGATGACACCAAAGAGTTTGTTGCGTAACCAGCGCATTGGATCTGCCGCAAAAGAGTTTACAGAAGGTAAATTCGAACCCTTGCGTCAGCAACCCAATTTGGATGTCAGCAAGGATGATGTTAAACGCTTACTAATCGGGAGTGGTAAAATCATGGTTGATATTGAAGAAGCAACCGATAATTCGGATGATACGTTCGAATGGCTACAAGTATTGCGCGTTGAACAGATTTATCCATTCCCTAAAAAGCAAATAGAAAATGTTATAAAAGAGTTACCAAATTTAGAAGAAGTCGTATGGGTACAAGAAGAACCGAAGAACATGGGAAGCTGGGATTTCGTTGACGAATACTTAAGAGATCTTCTACAAGAGGAGCAAACTCTACGGTACATTGGAAGGCCAAATCGTGCTTCACCAGCGGTTGGTGTCCCAAATGTTCATAAAACCGAGCAAAGTCAGCTCATTCAAAAAGCAATCAAACCATCAAAAGGAGGAGAATCCAGTGAGCGAAATTAA
- the odhB gene encoding 2-oxoglutarate dehydrogenase complex dihydrolipoyllysine-residue succinyltransferase, with amino-acid sequence MSEIKIPELAESITEGTIAEWLVKKGDKIEKGDPVVELETDKINVEVNSDFSGVITEIISDEGDDVEVGDVIGKIDENGEASGDTEEDSKEKPKEEPKKDSKEEEQVIEDKDETSKKEETEDDSTNDVVASPAARKRARELDIDLSSVSPRDPLGRVRPEDVDAAAKGEDKKKESKPAPAKKEEPKKSEKTEFEKPVKREKMSRRRQTIAKRLVEAQHNAAMLTTFNEVDLTEVMKIRSERKEKFVNKHGVKLGFMSFFTKAVIGALKEFPYLNAEIQDNEIVLKDFYDIGIAVSAEDGLVVPVVRDADKLDFAGVESKIGELGKKAQDNKLGLDEMSGGSFTITNGGTFGSLISTPILNAPQVGILGMHNIQKRAMVMPDDSIEVRPMMYTALSYDHRIVDGKDAVQFLVRIKELLEDPYDLLLEG; translated from the coding sequence GTGAGCGAAATTAAAATTCCAGAACTTGCAGAATCCATTACAGAAGGTACTATTGCTGAGTGGCTAGTAAAAAAAGGTGATAAAATAGAAAAAGGTGATCCGGTTGTTGAACTGGAAACCGATAAAATAAATGTCGAGGTTAATTCCGATTTTTCTGGTGTCATCACTGAAATTATTAGCGATGAAGGTGATGATGTGGAAGTTGGCGATGTCATCGGTAAAATAGATGAAAACGGTGAAGCATCTGGCGATACGGAAGAAGACTCCAAAGAAAAACCAAAAGAAGAACCGAAAAAAGATTCAAAAGAAGAAGAGCAAGTTATTGAAGACAAGGATGAAACCTCTAAAAAGGAAGAAACAGAGGATGATAGCACCAATGACGTCGTTGCTTCTCCTGCAGCGAGAAAGCGTGCGCGTGAGTTAGATATTGATTTGAGTTCGGTCAGTCCTCGTGATCCACTGGGGCGCGTTCGTCCAGAAGATGTAGATGCAGCAGCAAAAGGGGAAGATAAAAAGAAAGAATCCAAACCTGCTCCTGCCAAGAAAGAAGAGCCTAAAAAATCGGAGAAAACAGAGTTTGAAAAACCAGTTAAGCGTGAGAAAATGTCACGTCGTCGCCAAACAATAGCTAAACGACTTGTGGAAGCTCAGCATAATGCTGCAATGCTTACAACGTTTAACGAAGTAGATTTGACAGAAGTAATGAAAATTCGTAGCGAACGAAAAGAAAAATTCGTTAATAAACATGGCGTAAAACTTGGCTTCATGTCATTCTTCACAAAAGCAGTTATAGGAGCATTAAAAGAGTTTCCGTACTTAAATGCAGAAATTCAAGACAATGAAATTGTACTGAAAGATTTCTACGATATTGGTATCGCTGTATCTGCTGAAGATGGTCTTGTTGTGCCGGTTGTACGTGATGCAGATAAACTGGATTTTGCGGGTGTAGAAAGTAAAATTGGTGAACTTGGTAAAAAAGCTCAAGACAATAAATTAGGACTGGATGAAATGTCAGGTGGCTCATTTACGATAACGAATGGTGGTACGTTCGGGTCGCTGATATCCACGCCAATATTAAATGCACCACAAGTAGGGATTTTAGGGATGCATAATATTCAAAAACGTGCGATGGTAATGCCAGACGATTCCATTGAAGTTCGACCAATGATGTATACAGCCCTTTCTTATGATCACCGAATTGTTGACGGTAAAGATGCTGTTCAGTTCTTGGTGCGCATCAAAGAATTACTCGAAGATCCGTATGATTTATTATTAGAAGGATAA
- a CDS encoding NCS2 family permease: protein MNKFFKLKQNNTNIRTEFVAGVTTFLTMAYIVIVNPAILTSAGVPFDQVFMATVIAAVVGSLYMGFFANYPIAIAPGMGLNAYFASVVATQGLSYQVVFGAVFIAGILFILLSLTRLRETLIAAIPASLKYGITSGIGLFIAFVGLRNAGLVIPDEANLVGLGDLSDPMILLTISGLFITLILFVLKIKGALFLGMLATGVIAFFTGQLEITENVISAPPMPVFFDLDIGGVFTNGLYTVVFAFLLVTIFDTTGTMIGVAEQAGFMKNGKFPRAKQALLADATATTVGSAFGTSPSTAYIESSSGVAAGGRTGLTSIIVAGFFALSVFFTPIVQVIANIPAITSPVLIIVGCFMMEGLSKVDWKSFDEAFPAFIVILTMPFTSSIATGIAIGFITYPLLKLVGGKGKEVHWILYLFAIIFILQMAFFPAH, encoded by the coding sequence ATGAATAAATTCTTCAAACTAAAACAAAATAATACAAATATCCGAACAGAATTTGTTGCCGGGGTAACAACTTTCCTTACAATGGCTTATATTGTTATCGTTAATCCTGCCATTTTAACTTCAGCAGGGGTTCCTTTTGATCAAGTCTTTATGGCAACAGTTATTGCAGCGGTTGTTGGATCTTTGTATATGGGTTTCTTTGCAAACTACCCAATTGCAATAGCTCCAGGTATGGGGTTGAATGCTTATTTTGCTAGTGTGGTCGCGACACAGGGATTATCCTATCAAGTCGTGTTTGGTGCTGTCTTCATAGCGGGTATTCTTTTTATTTTATTAAGTTTAACTAGATTACGGGAAACATTAATTGCTGCAATCCCTGCATCATTAAAGTACGGAATCACCTCTGGTATCGGGTTGTTTATCGCATTTGTAGGCTTAAGAAATGCAGGGCTGGTTATCCCTGATGAGGCAAATCTTGTTGGTTTAGGCGATTTAAGTGATCCGATGATACTATTAACGATTAGCGGTTTATTTATAACATTGATATTATTTGTATTAAAAATAAAGGGTGCTCTATTTTTAGGGATGCTTGCAACTGGAGTCATTGCATTTTTTACAGGGCAGCTGGAAATTACAGAAAATGTTATATCAGCGCCACCAATGCCTGTCTTTTTTGATTTGGATATAGGTGGGGTATTCACGAACGGATTATATACTGTTGTTTTTGCTTTCTTATTAGTAACCATTTTCGATACAACAGGGACGATGATTGGAGTTGCAGAACAAGCTGGCTTTATGAAGAACGGGAAATTCCCTCGTGCCAAGCAAGCTTTATTAGCAGATGCAACCGCAACAACTGTAGGTTCTGCTTTTGGGACAAGTCCTTCAACAGCTTACATTGAATCTAGTTCAGGTGTGGCAGCAGGTGGAAGAACGGGGTTAACATCGATTATAGTTGCAGGATTTTTTGCATTATCCGTTTTCTTCACGCCAATTGTACAGGTTATTGCAAATATACCTGCTATAACGTCACCAGTGTTGATTATTGTTGGTTGTTTTATGATGGAAGGACTATCTAAAGTTGATTGGAAATCCTTTGATGAGGCTTTTCCTGCTTTTATAGTTATTCTTACCATGCCGTTCACGTCAAGTATAGCTACTGGAATCGCAATCGGATTTATAACATATCCACTTCTAAAACTAGTAGGTGGAAAAGGAAAAGAAGTGCACTGGATTCTGTATTTATTTGCTATTATTTTCATACTGCAAATGGCATTCTTTCCAGCACATTAA
- a CDS encoding NupC/NupG family nucleoside CNT transporter, whose protein sequence is MGIILGLLAIIIVLGIAYLMSNDKKNINYKGIGIMLLAQLIITWFMFTTQIGQTIINGIAEGFNKLIEFGTEGIMFVVGGFELQEGGVFFFDVLLLIIFFATILSVLTYLKILPPIIKYLGGIISKITGLPKVESFNAVNSIFFGQSEALIAIRSQFHHLNNNRLYIVSASAMSSVSASIVGAYLQMLPPEYVLVALPLNMFSAIMVASIIAPVNVSKEEDHVDVENVSEDRSVFEAMGNGALEGGKIALIVAAMLIAFIASLELVNWLIQLVFAGITLQEILGYIIAPIGMLMGIAPSEVVEAGSVMGTKIVTNEFVAMLSFEPMLDTMSEKTVGIVTVFLTSFANFSSIGIIAGTVKGIDSTKAGAVSAFGMKLLIGATLASTLSATVVGLFL, encoded by the coding sequence ATGGGGATTATACTAGGGCTTTTGGCTATTATTATTGTCCTGGGCATAGCATACTTAATGTCGAATGATAAGAAGAATATCAACTATAAAGGCATTGGAATTATGTTGTTAGCACAACTAATAATAACCTGGTTTATGTTTACAACTCAAATTGGACAAACGATTATTAATGGTATAGCGGAAGGTTTTAATAAATTAATTGAATTTGGAACAGAAGGCATCATGTTTGTGGTAGGTGGATTTGAACTTCAGGAAGGTGGCGTTTTCTTCTTTGATGTTCTATTACTCATCATCTTTTTTGCAACAATTCTTTCCGTCTTAACGTATTTAAAAATACTTCCTCCGATTATTAAATACTTGGGTGGAATTATTTCTAAAATAACTGGATTACCAAAAGTAGAATCATTTAATGCTGTTAATAGTATCTTTTTTGGACAGTCAGAGGCATTGATAGCGATTCGTTCACAATTTCACCATTTAAATAATAATCGCTTATACATTGTCAGTGCATCAGCTATGAGTTCTGTTTCAGCTTCAATCGTGGGTGCTTATTTGCAAATGCTGCCACCTGAATATGTACTCGTAGCATTACCATTGAATATGTTTAGTGCTATAATGGTTGCATCTATTATTGCACCTGTTAATGTTTCGAAGGAAGAAGATCATGTAGACGTGGAGAATGTTTCAGAGGATAGAAGTGTTTTTGAGGCAATGGGAAATGGTGCACTTGAAGGTGGTAAAATAGCCTTAATTGTTGCCGCCATGTTAATTGCTTTTATTGCATCATTGGAATTAGTCAACTGGTTAATTCAATTAGTGTTTGCTGGAATAACCTTGCAAGAGATACTAGGTTACATTATTGCACCAATCGGTATGTTAATGGGTATTGCTCCAAGTGAGGTAGTGGAAGCTGGATCCGTAATGGGAACCAAAATTGTAACAAACGAATTTGTTGCTATGCTTAGTTTCGAGCCGATGCTTGATACAATGTCCGAAAAAACAGTCGGTATTGTAACGGTGTTCCTAACAAGCTTTGCAAACTTCTCATCCATTGGGATAATTGCAGGTACGGTTAAGGGAATTGACAGTACTAAAGCAGGGGCTGTATCGGCATTTGGGATGAAACTTCTTATCGGAGCTACATTGGCATCAACACTGTCAGCAACGGTAGTTGGGCTTTTCCTGTAG
- a CDS encoding undecaprenyldiphospho-muramoylpentapeptide beta-N-acetylglucosaminyltransferase has translation MKKKRILFTGGGTAGHVIVNLALIPSYQRDGWEIDYIGSKDGIERKLIGQLDGVTYHPISTGKLRRYASKENLKDPFKVLKGTMQAWRIIGKQKPTIIFSKGGFVSVPVVAAAKLRSVPAVIHESDYTPGLANKIAIPFAKKVLATFEETMQYLPEKKAAYVGAVIRDELYQGNKEKGLAFAGLRKDKPVLLIMGGSGGSEKINTTVRASLPKLLPSFQIIHICGHDKVDESINENGYAQFEYVNEELKDIFAATDYVLSRAGSNAIFEFLALRIPMLLIPLSIGASRGDQIVNAKSFTEKRYARSMEEEALSKESLVEELLQLEEFAPLMIETMQDYKSEKARERVIAIINETRKG, from the coding sequence ATGAAAAAGAAGCGAATTCTCTTCACTGGCGGTGGAACGGCAGGTCACGTAATTGTTAATTTGGCACTTATTCCATCATACCAGCGCGATGGTTGGGAAATTGATTATATAGGGTCAAAGGATGGAATTGAAAGAAAGCTTATCGGACAATTGGATGGTGTTACCTATCACCCGATTTCAACAGGTAAGTTGCGCCGTTATGCATCCAAGGAGAACCTTAAAGATCCATTTAAAGTATTGAAAGGAACCATGCAAGCATGGCGTATTATTGGAAAACAAAAACCTACAATTATATTTTCCAAAGGAGGTTTTGTGTCTGTTCCTGTTGTTGCTGCCGCTAAATTACGGAGTGTACCAGCAGTCATTCATGAATCCGATTATACACCAGGACTAGCAAATAAAATTGCGATTCCTTTTGCCAAAAAAGTCCTGGCAACATTTGAAGAAACCATGCAATACTTACCTGAGAAAAAAGCAGCGTACGTTGGTGCTGTGATTCGTGACGAACTGTACCAAGGGAATAAGGAAAAAGGCTTAGCATTCGCAGGTCTCAGAAAAGATAAACCAGTTCTGCTAATAATGGGGGGGAGCGGTGGTTCCGAGAAAATTAATACGACAGTAAGAGCTAGTTTGCCTAAGTTATTACCTTCATTTCAAATAATTCATATATGTGGTCACGATAAGGTTGACGAGTCGATTAATGAAAATGGATATGCGCAATTTGAGTACGTGAATGAAGAATTGAAGGATATATTCGCGGCGACGGATTATGTATTGTCACGCGCAGGTTCAAACGCAATTTTTGAGTTCTTGGCATTGCGAATACCAATGCTTCTTATCCCGCTGTCAATAGGAGCTAGTAGAGGAGATCAAATTGTAAATGCCAAGTCATTTACGGAAAAAAGATACGCGCGATCCATGGAAGAAGAAGCATTATCAAAGGAGTCGTTAGTAGAAGAACTGCTACAATTGGAAGAATTTGCACCGCTAATGATTGAAACGATGCAAGATTATAAAAGTGAAAAGGCACGGGAACGGGTTATAGCAATCATAAATGAAACAAGAAAAGGATAG
- a CDS encoding ABC transporter substrate-binding protein, translating into MKKKLIVLFSIFILVVLSACGDDTESENDTGTESDIDTIVLSDAGWDSNRVHNSIAQMIIEEGYDQDTDVTAGTTAATFQGLVDGDINVYMEAWTDNIKEIYEEAIEAGDIEEISVNFDDNDQGLYVPTYVIEGDPERDIEPMAPDLRTVEDLKDYPEVFEDPEDPERGRVINAPSGWAVQEAIDAKFEVYGLDETLNNFMPGSDAAIVASLTDAYESGEAWVGYYWSPTGVTAQYDLTLLEEPAFDEEIWEETKATEFPPNDVTVAVHKDLPEQAPDVVEFLSNYETNSDLTEQALTYMDENDADPEEAAIWWMEEHEDIWTSWVSDEIAEKVKEAL; encoded by the coding sequence ATGAAAAAGAAATTAATCGTTTTATTTTCTATTTTTATTTTAGTAGTACTTTCTGCCTGTGGTGATGATACGGAATCAGAAAATGATACGGGAACGGAAAGTGACATTGACACCATTGTTTTGTCTGATGCGGGATGGGACAGTAACCGTGTTCATAATAGTATTGCACAAATGATCATTGAAGAAGGTTATGATCAGGATACAGATGTAACAGCAGGAACAACTGCAGCAACGTTTCAAGGACTTGTTGATGGCGACATTAATGTTTACATGGAAGCATGGACGGATAACATAAAAGAAATCTACGAAGAGGCGATTGAAGCTGGTGATATCGAAGAGATTTCTGTAAACTTTGATGATAATGACCAAGGGTTGTATGTACCAACATATGTTATTGAAGGTGATCCGGAGCGTGATATTGAACCAATGGCACCTGATTTGAGAACAGTAGAAGATCTAAAAGATTATCCTGAGGTGTTTGAAGATCCAGAAGATCCAGAGCGTGGGAGAGTTATCAATGCACCAAGTGGTTGGGCTGTGCAAGAAGCCATTGATGCGAAATTTGAAGTATATGGTTTGGACGAAACATTAAATAATTTTATGCCAGGTTCAGATGCTGCTATTGTAGCTTCTCTTACAGATGCATATGAATCAGGAGAGGCTTGGGTTGGCTATTACTGGTCACCTACAGGAGTTACAGCACAATATGATTTAACACTATTGGAAGAGCCTGCATTTGATGAAGAAATATGGGAAGAAACAAAAGCGACAGAATTTCCTCCAAATGATGTTACGGTTGCCGTTCATAAGGATTTACCAGAACAAGCACCTGATGTCGTAGAGTTTTTGAGTAATTATGAGACGAACAGTGATCTTACGGAGCAAGCTTTAACCTATATGGATGAAAACGATGCCGACCCAGAAGAAGCTGCAATCTGGTGGATGGAAGAACATGAAGACATTTGGACAAGTTGGGTTTCCGACGAAATTGCTGAAAAAGTAAAAGAAGCTTTGTAA
- a CDS encoding ABC transporter permease codes for MGSFPDIRTQLGDYADQFVGFLDTTFESLFDLIFFIASRTISGISDFLIWMPWWFFILIVILLGWYFKSILSGGLYGLFIFIIGTFGLWEDMMVTISLIISAVLICLIIGLPVGIWMAFSKGFSNVMRPLLDAMQTMPSFVYLIPAIFFFGLGNVSAIFATLIYAVPPVIRLTELAIRGVDKEVVESAESFGSSKWQTLRKIQLPQALPTIMAGVNQTTMMALAMVVIASMVGASGLGEQVLVSINRIDIALGFEAGISIVFLAVIIDRITNGVADKFQKHRGVN; via the coding sequence ATGGGAAGTTTTCCTGATATACGTACACAATTAGGTGATTATGCAGATCAATTTGTAGGGTTTTTAGATACAACATTTGAGAGTTTGTTTGATTTAATATTTTTTATAGCATCTCGAACGATTAGTGGGATTTCAGATTTTTTAATATGGATGCCATGGTGGTTTTTTATTCTGATTGTAATTTTATTAGGTTGGTATTTCAAATCGATATTATCAGGTGGCCTTTATGGCTTATTTATATTCATAATAGGGACATTCGGCTTATGGGAAGATATGATGGTGACAATTTCTCTTATTATTTCAGCCGTATTGATTTGTTTAATAATTGGACTTCCTGTAGGTATATGGATGGCATTTAGTAAAGGGTTCTCTAATGTGATGCGACCGCTTCTTGATGCCATGCAGACAATGCCAAGTTTTGTTTATCTGATTCCAGCTATTTTCTTTTTTGGATTAGGAAATGTATCTGCTATTTTTGCAACGTTAATTTACGCTGTGCCACCCGTTATTCGTTTAACAGAATTAGCTATTCGTGGTGTAGACAAGGAAGTAGTCGAGTCTGCTGAATCGTTTGGTTCATCAAAATGGCAAACGCTGAGAAAAATTCAATTGCCACAAGCATTGCCAACGATAATGGCTGGAGTAAACCAAACAACAATGATGGCACTTGCAATGGTTGTTATTGCTTCCATGGTAGGAGCCTCAGGACTTGGGGAGCAAGTACTAGTATCGATCAATCGTATTGATATCGCATTAGGTTTTGAAGCAGGTATTAGTATTGTATTTTTAGCTGTTATAATTGACCGCATTACGAACGGAGTAGCAGATAAATTTCAAAAGCATAGGGGTGTAAATTAA
- a CDS encoding quaternary amine ABC transporter ATP-binding protein, whose translation MSKIKIEEVSKIFGPKPKSVIPMIKDGKSKEEILAETNHTVGVYNASLDIKQGEVFVIMGLSGSGKSTFIRCFNLLNKPTTGSIFLDGEDIVKYNNEQLKKVRQEKIAMVFQHFGLFSHKTILANVEYGLEIRNVSKEERHAIAMENIENVGLKGYEDKYPDELSGGMQQRVGLARALANDPEILLMDEPFSALDPLIRREMQLELLDIQERLQKTIIFITHDVNEAFKIGDRVAVMKDGRIVQVGTPEEIIEAPANEYISEFIKDIDRSKVFQAEHVMIKPNALVSIKDGLNVAVKEMEENGISSVFVVDRGRRLQGIITIDDAIKGIKEKQTLEEVLRHDVTVVKQDEYVNDLIPKALESMFPLAVVNEEEKVVGFILRVHVLSGLVAEDINESEEYYG comes from the coding sequence ATGTCAAAAATTAAAATAGAAGAGGTTTCAAAAATCTTTGGCCCAAAGCCGAAATCTGTTATTCCGATGATAAAAGATGGAAAGTCTAAAGAAGAAATTTTAGCAGAAACCAATCATACAGTTGGTGTGTACAATGCTTCGTTAGATATTAAGCAAGGGGAAGTTTTTGTTATTATGGGGTTGTCAGGCAGTGGTAAGTCAACCTTTATAAGGTGCTTTAACTTATTGAACAAACCAACAACTGGTTCTATCTTTCTTGATGGGGAGGATATTGTAAAATATAATAATGAACAGCTTAAAAAAGTAAGGCAAGAAAAAATAGCAATGGTTTTCCAGCACTTTGGTTTATTTAGTCATAAAACGATACTGGCAAATGTTGAATATGGGTTGGAAATTCGTAATGTATCAAAAGAAGAACGTCATGCAATTGCAATGGAAAATATTGAAAATGTCGGATTGAAAGGCTATGAAGATAAATATCCGGATGAATTATCAGGTGGGATGCAGCAACGAGTTGGCTTAGCTCGTGCTTTGGCAAATGATCCGGAAATACTATTGATGGATGAACCATTCAGTGCACTTGATCCGTTAATTCGTCGTGAAATGCAGTTGGAACTCTTAGATATCCAGGAAAGATTGCAAAAAACGATCATTTTTATTACGCATGATGTAAATGAAGCATTTAAAATAGGTGATCGAGTTGCTGTGATGAAAGATGGTCGAATTGTACAGGTTGGGACACCAGAGGAAATTATTGAAGCACCTGCAAATGAATATATCTCTGAATTCATTAAGGATATTGATCGGTCGAAAGTATTCCAGGCAGAGCATGTTATGATTAAGCCAAATGCGCTGGTTTCCATTAAAGATGGCTTAAATGTAGCTGTGAAGGAAATGGAGGAAAACGGAATATCCAGTGTGTTTGTTGTCGATCGCGGGCGTCGCCTTCAAGGTATTATTACCATTGACGATGCCATCAAAGGTATAAAGGAAAAGCAAACATTGGAAGAAGTTCTGCGTCATGATGTAACAGTAGTTAAACAAGATGAATATGTGAATGATTTAATTCCAAAAGCGCTAGAGTCAATGTTTCCTCTTGCGGTTGTAAATGAAGAAGAGAAAGTGGTAGGTTTTATTTTACGTGTTCATGTATTGTCTGGATTGGTTGCAGAGGATATTAATGAAAGTGAAGAGTATTATGGATAA